A single genomic interval of Halalkalibaculum roseum harbors:
- a CDS encoding DUF4382 domain-containing protein: MFSKKTLRYLVTSVFALALFIAGCSTSPDSGMGTLEVRMVDAPIKNAKEVNVVIDSVQVNNSESDEGWVTISEPNQSYNLLSLTNGAYAVLGDAELEPGTYEQIRLILATDGHNIVYENNESDVLTVPSGSQTGVKLNVNAEIESGFTYTLLLDFNASKSVVEAGNSGQLLLKPVIRATNLAATGKIVGTVLPAEARSEVHAVQNDEVITSTFADETDGTFELLGLDPGTYTVRFEAREDGYAVTETTGVEVEVGEASDIGTVELETQN, translated from the coding sequence ATGTTTTCTAAAAAGACGCTACGCTATTTAGTGACCTCAGTATTTGCACTGGCATTATTTATTGCAGGTTGCAGCACTTCTCCCGATTCCGGCATGGGTACTCTGGAAGTACGTATGGTAGATGCCCCCATTAAAAATGCAAAAGAAGTTAATGTTGTTATTGACTCTGTTCAGGTAAATAATTCTGAATCCGATGAAGGATGGGTCACAATCAGTGAACCGAATCAATCTTATAATTTGCTGAGTCTTACCAATGGCGCATACGCCGTTCTGGGTGATGCAGAACTGGAACCCGGCACATACGAGCAGATTCGTTTAATTCTGGCTACTGACGGACACAATATTGTTTACGAAAACAATGAATCAGATGTCCTTACTGTACCAAGTGGATCTCAGACAGGTGTTAAGCTGAATGTAAATGCTGAAATTGAATCAGGATTTACCTACACCCTTTTGCTTGACTTTAATGCCAGCAAGTCTGTTGTGGAAGCAGGGAATAGTGGTCAGCTTCTTTTGAAGCCGGTAATACGGGCGACAAACTTAGCTGCAACCGGTAAGATTGTTGGTACTGTTTTACCGGCAGAGGCAAGATCTGAAGTTCACGCTGTTCAAAATGATGAAGTAATAACTAGTACCTTTGCTGATGAAACTGATGGAACTTTTGAATTGCTAGGTCTTGACCCCGGAACTTACACTGTTCGATTTGAAGCGAGGGAAGATGGTTATGCAGTAACCGAAACCACCGGTGTAGAAGTTGAAGTAGGAGAAGCCAGTGATATAGGAACTGTAGAGCTTGAGACACAGAATTAA
- a CDS encoding glycogen-binding domain-containing protein encodes MVSVDSRVGYSSNTYLNPFFAEWDESASSGYGLVSVFGQSFWNDSNNSVDITLGLVAEPFLNNQNIWRGGLSMVEYRRRFSPDFNGGIEAGGSYFSSNFKRTMVWAQPYVTWFVSPFTSLKLKLGVNHRSYKNFSDSLNTNRRFDFYGLEFESWPTYNWQLRATLFSSLDKLPAVNEQFSSTISAGYVFLNGSSITAKAGIEQFGFDFTTTTTSGGAPVGNPGGGPPPETQTVTNQEFDRILRLGLTGDYPINKTVSIFASIEGLNRNITTSDERITDMQISGGVRLSLQPNIIRRSSNRVIEPEWEKRREQLMAMNINFSGGGRLYLVGDFNNWNRAGIPLTQQNKKTYAAEISLDSGAYEYKILHVEGDTEEWLKFSNDTYTVDDGFGGENAMLLVE; translated from the coding sequence ATGGTATCTGTAGACTCCAGGGTGGGCTATTCCAGCAATACCTATCTGAACCCGTTTTTTGCGGAATGGGATGAATCGGCTAGTTCCGGGTACGGACTGGTTTCGGTATTCGGGCAGTCTTTCTGGAACGACAGCAATAATAGTGTGGATATTACACTCGGTCTGGTAGCAGAGCCATTTCTAAACAACCAAAACATTTGGAGAGGCGGACTCAGCATGGTAGAGTATCGCAGAAGATTCTCTCCGGATTTTAACGGTGGTATTGAGGCCGGTGGAAGTTATTTCAGCAGTAATTTCAAGCGAACCATGGTTTGGGCTCAACCTTATGTTACCTGGTTTGTATCTCCGTTTACTTCGCTCAAACTCAAGCTTGGTGTCAATCATCGATCATACAAGAATTTTTCTGACAGTTTAAATACCAACCGACGTTTTGACTTTTACGGGTTGGAGTTTGAAAGCTGGCCAACCTACAACTGGCAGCTGAGAGCTACCTTATTCAGTTCCCTGGATAAACTACCCGCTGTAAATGAACAGTTCAGTTCTACCATATCCGCCGGTTACGTATTTCTTAATGGATCGAGTATTACAGCTAAAGCGGGTATTGAACAATTTGGCTTCGACTTTACGACCACAACAACAAGTGGGGGGGCGCCTGTAGGAAATCCCGGTGGAGGACCACCGCCCGAAACACAGACTGTTACAAACCAGGAGTTTGATCGCATACTACGATTGGGCTTGACAGGTGATTATCCTATAAACAAAACGGTTTCAATATTTGCATCGATAGAAGGTTTGAACAGGAATATTACGACATCTGATGAAAGGATCACGGATATGCAGATATCCGGCGGTGTTCGTCTTTCACTGCAGCCCAATATCATAAGACGTTCTTCCAATAGGGTCATCGAGCCTGAATGGGAGAAAAGAAGAGAGCAGCTGATGGCAATGAATATAAACTTCAGCGGTGGAGGCAGATTATACCTGGTAGGCGATTTCAATAATTGGAACAGAGCCGGTATCCCGCTGACACAACAAAACAAAAAGACATACGCCGCAGAGATCTCGTTAGATTCTGGCGCTTATGAATACAAGATACTCCATGTGGAAGGAGATACCGAAGAATGGCTAAAATTTTCAAACGACACCTATACCGTTGACGACGGATTCGGCGGAGAGAATGCAATGTTACTCGTCGAATAA
- a CDS encoding HAD family hydrolase yields MDLSLKKKLVHRIKELAEPLSPLPAEHTTRLNKISDIKCVAFDFYGTMYLSGVGDIGIDEDQEDESEEIFRKSLEASGFSVQDITAGSLGLQILKQSLARHKQKAKENGVEYPEPEIRKVWRDVLNELKEQSLISGTIGESSIASFAVEFEFRINAIWPVPNLAEILTQLKKRDLELAIISNSQFYTPLAFEAIMGRSPEDFGFNKDLLVWSYECGCKKPDTALYEEFVERIQEQDINPTQVLYIGNDINKDIRPASYLGMHTGLYVGDSRSIRHEESELKNISPTPDMVIDDLSQIEKCLI; encoded by the coding sequence ATGGATCTGTCACTCAAAAAGAAATTGGTACATCGAATCAAAGAACTGGCTGAACCCCTAAGCCCCCTCCCAGCTGAACATACTACCAGGCTTAACAAGATTAGCGACATAAAGTGTGTGGCTTTTGACTTCTACGGTACGATGTACCTATCCGGTGTGGGTGATATCGGCATTGATGAAGATCAGGAAGATGAGAGCGAGGAGATATTTAGAAAGTCTCTGGAAGCCTCAGGATTTTCGGTACAGGATATCACTGCCGGATCACTTGGCCTTCAAATACTGAAGCAGTCGCTTGCACGGCATAAACAAAAAGCCAAAGAGAACGGAGTAGAATATCCTGAGCCGGAAATCAGGAAAGTCTGGAGGGATGTACTCAATGAGCTTAAAGAACAATCCCTGATATCGGGTACCATCGGTGAATCAAGTATTGCTTCTTTCGCAGTGGAATTTGAATTTCGTATTAATGCCATCTGGCCTGTACCTAATCTGGCCGAAATATTAACACAGCTTAAAAAGCGGGATCTTGAGCTGGCAATCATATCCAATTCACAATTCTATACCCCGTTGGCCTTTGAGGCCATAATGGGTCGGTCTCCTGAAGATTTTGGATTCAACAAAGATCTGCTGGTTTGGTCCTACGAATGCGGGTGTAAGAAACCGGATACAGCGTTATATGAGGAGTTTGTCGAGCGCATTCAGGAACAAGATATCAATCCAACTCAGGTATTATATATCGGCAATGATATAAATAAAGATATCCGCCCTGCTTCATACCTGGGTATGCATACGGGTTTGTATGTAGGTGATAGCCGTTCAATTCGACATGAGGAATCAGAATTGAAAAACATATCCCCTACCCCCGACATGGTGATTGATGACCTCTCCCAAATCGAGAAATGCTTAATTTAG
- a CDS encoding alpha-amylase family glycosyl hydrolase → MTAKPDQNSAVTLDTFNEVLESIYRHFEFVYDEEEADRCLQCFKELVDRYALSLRKKQGPRKRWSEQDILLITYGDSIVEPESENHKLNSLQKFLEEHLNDTINALHILPFFPYSSDKGFSVIDYKEVRDDLGSWSDIETLASEYKLMADLVVNHISSESTWFQNFIEGKTPGKEYFIDVDPDSDFSMVTRPRSTPLLTEVETAEGTKYVWSTFSDDQIDLDFSNPDVLFEMIDIFLFYISKGVNIIRLDAIAYLWKHMGTNSIHRPETHRIVKLFRDIVEYLNHSTTLITETNVPFEENISYFGNGDEAHMVYQFSLPPLLMHAILTENAEYLRKWANNLPEPPEGCTYFNFTASHDGIGVRPLEGLVPEVEFYELVDGAKQRGGHVSYKKNSDGTESPYELNITYFDAFRDLDGDDSELQMYRYLCSQIIMMSLQGLPAFYIHNLTATLNDHEQVTETGVKRDINRKQWLYDDLQNRLRDGDSITHRVFYRLKELIEIRKEQPAFSPLAEQKVLNKDNDLFVLLRSSKEFDENILVAANVTGKPKKLKRADVQPLADLSHPVRDLISGRTITPDQEIELEPYQVMWIRV, encoded by the coding sequence GTGACTGCAAAACCTGATCAGAATAGTGCTGTTACATTAGATACATTCAATGAGGTTCTGGAGAGTATCTACCGGCATTTTGAATTTGTTTATGATGAAGAAGAGGCCGACCGATGCCTGCAGTGCTTTAAAGAACTGGTCGACCGTTACGCCCTGAGCCTGCGAAAGAAGCAGGGACCGCGGAAGCGCTGGTCTGAACAGGATATCCTTTTGATTACATACGGTGATTCAATCGTTGAGCCCGAAAGTGAAAATCATAAGCTAAATTCACTACAAAAATTCCTGGAAGAGCACCTTAATGACACCATTAATGCCCTTCACATTCTCCCGTTTTTCCCATACTCATCCGATAAGGGATTTTCTGTAATAGATTATAAAGAGGTCAGGGACGACTTGGGAAGCTGGAGCGATATCGAAACACTGGCTTCGGAGTATAAATTGATGGCTGACCTGGTGGTTAACCATATTTCCAGTGAAAGTACCTGGTTTCAAAATTTTATTGAAGGGAAGACACCCGGTAAGGAATATTTTATTGATGTGGATCCGGATTCAGATTTCTCCATGGTTACCAGGCCCAGAAGCACGCCACTGCTGACGGAAGTGGAGACCGCAGAGGGTACAAAGTACGTATGGTCTACGTTTAGCGACGATCAGATTGATCTGGATTTCAGTAATCCGGACGTACTTTTCGAGATGATAGATATCTTTTTATTCTATATCTCAAAAGGGGTTAACATTATCCGTTTGGATGCAATAGCCTACCTGTGGAAGCACATGGGTACCAATTCCATCCACCGGCCGGAAACACATAGAATTGTCAAGCTATTTCGTGATATCGTAGAGTATCTGAACCACTCCACTACGTTGATAACCGAAACCAATGTGCCTTTTGAAGAGAATATCAGTTACTTCGGCAACGGAGATGAGGCTCATATGGTTTACCAGTTCAGCCTGCCTCCACTGTTAATGCATGCCATCTTAACTGAGAATGCCGAATACCTTCGAAAATGGGCTAACAATCTTCCCGAGCCGCCTGAGGGTTGTACCTACTTTAACTTTACTGCATCGCACGATGGAATAGGGGTCAGGCCGCTGGAAGGACTGGTTCCGGAAGTGGAATTTTATGAATTAGTGGACGGAGCCAAGCAACGCGGGGGACACGTCTCCTATAAAAAGAACTCCGATGGCACGGAAAGTCCCTATGAACTAAATATTACCTACTTTGACGCTTTTCGTGATCTGGATGGAGACGATTCTGAATTACAAATGTACCGGTATCTCTGCTCGCAAATAATCATGATGAGTTTGCAAGGATTGCCGGCTTTTTATATCCACAATTTAACTGCAACCTTGAATGATCACGAGCAGGTCACGGAAACAGGTGTAAAGAGGGATATTAACAGGAAACAGTGGCTGTATGATGACTTGCAAAATAGACTTCGGGACGGAGACTCAATAACTCACCGGGTATTTTACCGGCTTAAAGAATTGATCGAAATACGAAAGGAACAACCTGCTTTTTCTCCCTTGGCGGAACAAAAGGTACTGAATAAGGATAATGACCTTTTTGTACTGCTTAGATCCTCAAAAGAGTTTGATGAAAATATCCTGGTAGCAGCCAACGTGACCGGAAAGCCTAAAAAATTGAAAAGAGCTGATGTTCAGCCGCTGGCAGATCTGTCACACCCGGTCAGGGATCTGATATCGGGTAGAACTATTACACCTGATCAGGAGATTGAATTGGAACCCTACCAGGTTATGTGGATTCGTGTCTAA